A window of Prolixibacter sp. SD074 contains these coding sequences:
- the rpsK gene encoding 30S ribosomal protein S11, whose translation MAKKSGSSKKRVVNVEAVGQAHVHSSFNNIIISMTNNNGEVISWSSAGKKGFRGSKKNTPYAAQTASEECGKTAYDLGLRKVKVYVKGPGNGRESAIRAISNVGIQVTEIVDVTPLPHNGCRPPKRRRV comes from the coding sequence ATGGCAAAGAAGTCTGGAAGTTCGAAAAAAAGAGTAGTTAATGTAGAGGCTGTAGGACAGGCTCACGTACACTCGTCTTTCAATAACATCATCATTTCGATGACCAACAATAACGGAGAAGTTATTAGCTGGTCATCGGCTGGGAAAAAAGGATTCCGCGGATCAAAGAAAAATACACCTTACGCTGCACAGACAGCATCGGAAGAGTGCGGAAAAACTGCTTATGATCTTGGATTACGGAAGGTAAAAGTATACGTTAAGGGACCAGGTAACGGACGTGAATCGGCTATTCGTGCCATCTCGAACGTTGGAATTCAGGTTACCGAGATTGTTGACGTTACTCCGCTGCCACACAATGGTTGTCGGCCTCCGAAACGTCGTCGTGTCTAA
- the rpsD gene encoding 30S ribosomal protein S4: MARYRGPQTKIARKFGEPIFGPDKAFEHKNYPPGMHGNNRRRRKVSEYGTQLKEKQKVKYTYGVLEKQFRNLFTKAASHKGVTGTVLLQLLESRLDNVVFRLGIAPTRAAARQLVSHKHIVVNNAVVNIPSYSVRPGDVIGVREKSKSLEVVTDSLSSQRHNKYPWIEWDGEAKTGKFLNVPEREEIPENIKEQLIVELYSK, from the coding sequence ATGGCAAGATATAGAGGACCACAAACTAAGATCGCAAGAAAATTCGGCGAACCCATTTTCGGGCCCGACAAAGCATTTGAACACAAGAATTATCCTCCGGGAATGCACGGCAACAACCGTCGCCGCAGGAAAGTGTCCGAATACGGGACCCAGCTTAAAGAAAAACAAAAAGTTAAGTATACTTACGGTGTCCTTGAGAAACAGTTCCGTAACCTTTTCACAAAGGCTGCGTCGCATAAAGGAGTTACTGGTACCGTATTACTTCAGCTTCTCGAGAGCCGTCTCGATAACGTCGTATTCCGTTTAGGAATAGCTCCCACCCGTGCCGCGGCACGTCAGTTGGTAAGCCACAAACACATTGTGGTAAACAACGCGGTGGTGAATATCCCTTCGTACAGTGTACGTCCGGGTGATGTAATCGGTGTTCGCGAGAAATCAAAGTCGCTTGAGGTAGTTACCGATTCATTGTCTTCGCAACGTCATAACAAATATCCCTGGATTGAATGGGATGGGGAAGCTAAGACTGGTAAGTTCCTGAATGTTCCGGAACGGGAAGAAATTCCTGAAAATATCAAGGAACAGCTTATCGTAGAGTTGTATTCGAAATAA
- a CDS encoding DNA-directed RNA polymerase subunit alpha encodes MAILAFQKPDKVIMVESDDKFGKFEFRPLEPGYGITIGNALRRILLSSLEGYAITTIKIEGVEHEFSTIPGVIEDVTEMILNLKQIRFKREVEDFETEKVTVTLFGQEQFKAGDINNFITGFRVLNPELVICNMEPEVKLQIELAIEKGRGYVPSVENKPVEEEFGVIPIDSIFTPIKNVKYEVENYRVEQKTDYEKLVLDIKTDGSIHPKDALKEAAKILIYHFMLFSDEKITLDSDEKFANEEFDEEVLHMRQLLKTKLVDMDLSVRALNCLKAADVDTLGDLVQYNRNDLLKFRNFGKKSLTELDDLLVGMSLNFGMDIGKYKLDKD; translated from the coding sequence ATGGCAATTTTAGCTTTCCAGAAGCCTGATAAAGTGATAATGGTTGAATCCGATGACAAATTCGGCAAGTTCGAATTTCGTCCGTTGGAGCCTGGTTATGGAATCACCATCGGCAATGCATTGCGGCGGATTCTGTTATCATCTTTGGAAGGATACGCTATTACCACAATCAAAATCGAAGGGGTAGAACACGAATTTTCTACCATTCCCGGAGTCATCGAAGATGTAACCGAGATGATTCTGAACCTGAAACAGATTCGGTTTAAAAGGGAAGTGGAAGACTTCGAAACGGAAAAGGTAACGGTTACCCTTTTCGGCCAGGAGCAGTTCAAGGCTGGTGATATTAATAATTTCATCACTGGTTTCCGCGTACTGAATCCCGAATTGGTTATTTGCAATATGGAGCCCGAAGTGAAGCTCCAGATTGAACTGGCCATTGAAAAGGGACGCGGCTATGTTCCGAGTGTCGAGAACAAACCCGTTGAAGAAGAATTCGGTGTCATTCCTATCGATTCCATCTTTACACCTATCAAGAATGTTAAATACGAGGTTGAAAACTATCGTGTGGAACAGAAAACCGACTATGAAAAGTTGGTTCTTGATATCAAGACTGATGGATCAATTCATCCCAAAGATGCTCTGAAGGAAGCTGCTAAAATTCTGATTTACCACTTCATGCTCTTCTCCGATGAGAAAATCACACTTGACTCAGACGAGAAGTTTGCGAATGAAGAATTCGATGAAGAAGTACTTCACATGCGTCAGCTCCTAAAGACCAAACTCGTCGACATGGATCTGTCGGTACGCGCACTCAATTGTTTGAAAGCCGCCGACGTGGATACCCTTGGGGATCTGGTTCAGTACAACCGGAATGATCTGCTCAAATTTCGCAACTTTGGTAAAAAGTCGCTTACCGAGCTTGATGATTTACTTGTTGGTATGAGCCTGAACTTTGGGATGGACATCGGTAAGTATAAATTAGACAAGGATTAA
- the rplQ gene encoding 50S ribosomal protein L17 encodes MRHNKGFNHLGRTSSHRVAMLSNMANSLILHKRINTTVAKAKSLRSFIEPIITKAKDDTTHNRRMAFRSLRSKTAVNELFREVIVKVGERPGGYTRILKTGNRLGDNAEMCIIELVDYNENMLAAKEEAPKKSRSRRAGSKKKSSEKPVAEKTAAKDGPKTPEADTKEKAVKADEISEEKAAEEPKAEDKSDGQSEEEKAE; translated from the coding sequence ATGAGACATAATAAAGGATTCAATCATTTAGGCAGAACTAGCTCTCACCGGGTAGCGATGTTGTCTAACATGGCCAACTCCCTGATCCTGCACAAACGAATCAATACTACTGTTGCTAAGGCTAAGTCGTTACGTTCGTTCATCGAGCCGATTATTACCAAGGCTAAAGATGACACCACGCACAACCGTCGTATGGCATTTCGTTCATTGCGCAGTAAAACAGCTGTAAATGAGTTGTTCCGCGAAGTTATTGTAAAAGTAGGCGAACGTCCGGGAGGATATACCCGCATACTTAAAACCGGTAACCGTTTAGGTGACAACGCAGAGATGTGTATCATCGAGCTGGTGGATTACAACGAAAACATGCTGGCAGCGAAAGAAGAAGCTCCCAAGAAAAGCCGTTCAAGAAGGGCTGGTTCGAAGAAAAAAAGCAGCGAAAAACCTGTTGCAGAGAAAACTGCTGCTAAGGACGGGCCCAAAACTCCTGAAGCTGATACCAAAGAAAAAGCTGTTAAAGCTGATGAAATATCGGAAGAAAAGGCAGCTGAAGAGCCGAAAGCTGAAGATAAATCAGATGGTCAGTCAGAAGAAGAAAAGGCCGAATAA
- a CDS encoding citrate (Si)-synthase, with translation MDYIKEKLLKKGNQERQIVKKLAKEHGDLQLDTVSMGQVLTGMKGVTSLLTVTSKLDPESGIRFRGYSIPELQEKLPKLNPEGEPLPEGLFYLMLLDELPTVEDVQYLTNEWTKRNKVPGHVFDVINALPPTSKPMTQFSTGIMAMATESLFQKAYREGVPKDEYWDTTYEDVMNLIAQLPTIAAYIYRRNYQGGDIIPPNPKLDWAANFAHMMGYDSEEVYRLFRLYLFLHADHEGGNVSAHTTHLVSSALSNPFYAYAAGMTGLAGPLHGYANQEVIRWIKGMLEEIGPCGCADDEKKKIANYVKNYISEGKVIPGFGHAVLRVTDPRYTAQKKFAEKYIKDDHLIDVVNCMYEVVPPVLQSLGKVKNPWPNVDAYSGSLLTHYGIDEYFFYTVMFGVSRALGVLAQLVWDRIYALPIERPKSQTLHWFKEQAGI, from the coding sequence ATGGACTATATCAAGGAAAAACTCCTAAAGAAAGGGAATCAGGAGAGACAAATTGTAAAAAAACTGGCGAAGGAGCACGGTGATCTGCAGCTGGATACCGTTTCGATGGGCCAGGTGCTGACGGGCATGAAAGGCGTTACAAGTTTGCTCACTGTTACTTCGAAGCTGGATCCGGAAAGCGGTATTCGTTTCCGGGGCTATTCGATCCCCGAATTGCAGGAGAAGCTTCCCAAGCTAAATCCGGAAGGAGAACCTTTGCCGGAGGGCTTATTTTATTTAATGTTATTGGACGAGCTGCCGACGGTTGAAGATGTTCAGTATTTGACAAACGAATGGACCAAGCGGAATAAAGTTCCGGGGCACGTTTTCGATGTGATCAATGCTTTACCTCCTACCAGTAAGCCGATGACACAATTCAGTACTGGTATTATGGCTATGGCCACAGAATCACTGTTTCAGAAAGCCTATCGTGAAGGTGTCCCGAAAGATGAATACTGGGATACAACTTATGAAGATGTCATGAATTTGATTGCCCAGTTGCCGACAATTGCCGCTTATATTTATCGGCGCAACTATCAGGGCGGTGACATCATTCCGCCAAATCCGAAACTCGATTGGGCAGCCAATTTTGCGCACATGATGGGATACGATAGTGAAGAAGTCTATCGTTTGTTCCGTTTGTACCTATTCCTACACGCTGACCATGAAGGAGGAAACGTATCGGCTCACACAACCCACCTGGTGTCTTCAGCATTGAGTAATCCGTTTTATGCGTATGCCGCTGGTATGACAGGATTAGCAGGACCGCTTCATGGTTATGCCAATCAGGAAGTGATTCGCTGGATAAAAGGTATGCTCGAAGAAATTGGGCCATGTGGATGTGCAGATGACGAAAAAAAGAAAATTGCGAATTATGTGAAGAACTACATTTCAGAAGGAAAAGTAATTCCCGGATTCGGACATGCTGTTTTGCGTGTAACTGATCCACGTTATACCGCTCAGAAAAAATTCGCAGAGAAGTACATTAAAGATGATCACCTGATTGATGTGGTGAACTGCATGTATGAAGTCGTTCCTCCTGTATTGCAATCGCTGGGTAAGGTGAAAAATCCCTGGCCGAATGTGGATGCTTATTCCGGATCGCTTTTGACTCATTATGGTATCGACGAGTATTTCTTCTATACCGTGATGTTTGGTGTCAGCCGGGCTTTGGGCGTATTGGCTCAGTTGGTTTGGGACCGAATTTATGCGTTGCCTATCGAGCGTCCGAAATCACAAACCCTGCATTGGTTCAAAGAGCAGGCGGGCATATGA
- a CDS encoding menaquinone biosynthesis decarboxylase — protein MAFQGIHEYIDLLERKGELIRISGYVNPVLEIPEIVDRVSKSPEGGKALLFENTGTDFPVLINAFGSNNRMALALGADNLNAIGDEIESLFKKLVSPKAGLMEKLRMLPMLGQISSWMPKSVSGKGKCQEVVMKEPDMGKLPVLTCWPADGGPFVTLPCVVTRDPETGVRNVGMYRMQVFGPNLTGMHWHKHKTGARHFNEYKKRGERMPISVVLGGDPAYTYAATAPLPDNIDEYLLAGFLRKKRVELVKCITNDLEIPSNADFVIEGYVDPEEDFIWEGPFGDHTGFYSLADWYPKFHVTCITHRKDAVYPATIVGIPPQEDAYIGRATERIFLSPMKLTMIPEMEDMELPPAGVAHNLAISKIDKTFAGQAAKVMNAMWGAGQMMFNKVMIVADGQTDIHNYPEIARMVSRVVDPAHDIYFTQGPMDVLDHSASKFAYGSKMGIDATHKYEEELYNELDNYSVPASSVVSVKDIKKEIPEVHDINAGLLDMGISFVVVSVKKNQPGMVKALGEKLTENKAFKGVKFIAIVDEELDIRDMNAVGWYVSGNIDPKRDSQIFEGGSEGDVSHLVLDGTRKSGSLDNFKRDWPNPVVSSMETIRKVDEMWPNLGLGEFIESPSLRYIPIQKGDGAIAGEE, from the coding sequence ATGGCATTTCAGGGAATTCATGAATATATCGACCTTTTAGAGCGAAAAGGAGAGTTAATCAGAATTAGTGGGTACGTTAACCCGGTGTTGGAAATACCCGAAATTGTTGACAGGGTATCCAAATCACCCGAAGGGGGGAAAGCGCTGTTATTTGAAAATACCGGGACTGATTTTCCGGTTCTGATTAACGCTTTTGGTTCAAATAACCGGATGGCGCTGGCGTTGGGTGCCGATAACCTGAATGCCATTGGCGACGAAATTGAGTCGTTGTTTAAGAAACTGGTGAGCCCCAAAGCCGGTTTAATGGAAAAACTCCGGATGCTCCCCATGCTGGGGCAGATTTCTTCGTGGATGCCGAAATCCGTATCCGGAAAAGGGAAATGCCAGGAAGTTGTAATGAAAGAGCCGGATATGGGGAAGTTACCGGTACTGACCTGCTGGCCGGCCGATGGCGGTCCGTTTGTTACGTTGCCTTGTGTGGTGACCCGTGATCCGGAAACAGGCGTTCGCAATGTTGGAATGTACCGCATGCAGGTTTTTGGTCCGAATTTAACCGGAATGCACTGGCACAAACACAAAACCGGGGCACGCCATTTCAACGAGTATAAGAAAAGGGGCGAGCGCATGCCCATTTCCGTCGTCTTGGGCGGCGACCCGGCATACACGTATGCAGCCACTGCCCCGCTACCCGATAACATCGACGAGTACCTTCTAGCGGGCTTTTTACGAAAGAAAAGAGTGGAGCTGGTAAAATGTATCACCAACGATCTGGAAATTCCCTCAAATGCCGATTTTGTTATCGAAGGATATGTAGACCCGGAAGAGGATTTTATCTGGGAAGGACCGTTTGGCGATCACACTGGATTTTATTCGCTGGCCGACTGGTACCCCAAGTTTCATGTTACCTGTATAACCCACCGGAAGGATGCCGTTTATCCGGCTACCATTGTTGGTATCCCTCCGCAGGAAGATGCGTACATCGGTCGCGCTACGGAGCGCATTTTCCTTAGCCCGATGAAGCTGACCATGATCCCGGAAATGGAAGACATGGAATTACCACCGGCGGGAGTTGCACACAACCTGGCCATTTCGAAAATTGATAAGACATTTGCCGGACAGGCAGCGAAGGTAATGAATGCCATGTGGGGCGCCGGCCAGATGATGTTCAACAAAGTGATGATTGTGGCTGATGGCCAAACCGACATTCACAATTATCCTGAAATTGCCCGGATGGTGTCCCGGGTCGTCGATCCGGCACACGACATTTATTTCACGCAAGGACCGATGGATGTGCTCGACCATTCTGCTTCTAAATTTGCGTACGGTTCCAAAATGGGTATCGATGCCACCCACAAGTACGAAGAGGAACTATATAACGAACTTGATAACTACTCCGTTCCGGCGAGTTCCGTTGTTTCTGTAAAAGACATAAAAAAGGAAATTCCGGAAGTACACGATATCAATGCCGGATTGCTCGATATGGGCATTTCGTTCGTGGTCGTGTCGGTTAAGAAAAATCAACCGGGAATGGTGAAAGCGCTGGGTGAAAAGTTGACCGAAAACAAAGCATTCAAGGGAGTTAAATTCATTGCCATTGTTGATGAAGAGCTTGATATCCGTGACATGAATGCGGTGGGTTGGTATGTTTCGGGCAACATCGATCCCAAACGCGATTCCCAAATCTTTGAAGGGGGAAGCGAAGGAGATGTTTCTCACCTGGTACTGGACGGAACACGCAAATCCGGTTCGCTCGATAATTTCAAACGCGACTGGCCCAATCCGGTGGTCTCGTCCATGGAAACCATCCGGAAAGTGGATGAAATGTGGCCCAACCTTGGATTGGGTGAATTCATCGAATCGCCATCGTTACGATATATTCCCATTCAGAAAGGTGACGGAGCTATTGCCGGGGAAGAATGA
- the mnmA gene encoding tRNA 2-thiouridine(34) synthase MnmA, translated as MKEKVVVGLSGGVDSSVAAYLLKQQGYEVIGVFMINWKERTGTLTASCTWEDDITFAEMIAKKLDIPFHVVDLSDFYRKRVVDYMFEEYGKGHTPNPDVLCNREIKFDMFMEKAMELGADYVATGHYCRKAEVVKDGKTYYRLLAGSDPNKDQSYFLCQLNQEQLAKSIFPIGHLLKPDVREIAREQGLITAERKDSQGICFVGKVDLPVFLQQKLEPKKGNVIEIPANFMARKKGVEKTPDNFKKLCYAFPYKPWNGKVIGEHNGAQFYTIGQRKGLNIGGYAEPLFVLATDINRNIIYVGEGKSHPGLYRPGLFVPKEDTHWIRPDLEIPVGEEKDFLFRIRYRQPLEKGRMYMREEGLYVIFEEEQRGITAGQFVAWYTDDEQIGSGVIE; from the coding sequence ATGAAGGAAAAAGTTGTAGTCGGATTATCGGGCGGCGTCGATTCGAGCGTTGCCGCATACCTGCTCAAGCAGCAAGGTTATGAAGTGATTGGTGTGTTCATGATTAACTGGAAAGAACGCACCGGAACCCTTACGGCGAGTTGTACCTGGGAGGATGATATCACCTTTGCAGAGATGATTGCCAAAAAGCTGGATATCCCCTTCCACGTAGTCGATTTGTCGGATTTCTACCGGAAAAGGGTAGTCGATTATATGTTCGAGGAGTACGGGAAAGGGCATACGCCCAACCCGGACGTGCTCTGCAATCGCGAAATCAAGTTCGACATGTTCATGGAAAAGGCTATGGAACTGGGTGCCGACTACGTGGCCACCGGACATTATTGCCGGAAAGCCGAGGTAGTGAAGGATGGAAAAACATACTATCGCTTGCTGGCCGGTTCCGACCCAAACAAGGACCAGAGTTATTTCCTGTGTCAGCTCAACCAGGAACAACTGGCTAAGTCCATATTCCCGATAGGCCATTTGCTGAAGCCTGATGTGCGTGAAATTGCCCGTGAACAGGGATTGATAACTGCCGAACGAAAGGATTCACAGGGAATCTGCTTTGTGGGAAAAGTGGACTTGCCCGTTTTTCTTCAGCAAAAGCTGGAACCGAAAAAGGGCAACGTGATTGAAATTCCGGCCAACTTTATGGCCCGGAAAAAGGGAGTGGAAAAAACACCGGACAATTTCAAAAAACTATGCTATGCCTTCCCTTACAAACCGTGGAACGGGAAAGTAATCGGCGAGCACAACGGTGCCCAGTTTTATACCATCGGGCAACGGAAAGGATTGAATATAGGCGGTTATGCTGAACCTCTCTTCGTGTTGGCCACCGACATTAACCGGAACATTATTTATGTGGGCGAAGGAAAATCACATCCCGGGCTGTACCGTCCCGGGCTGTTTGTTCCCAAAGAAGATACTCACTGGATTAGACCCGACCTGGAAATTCCGGTGGGAGAAGAAAAGGATTTTCTCTTCCGGATACGGTATCGTCAGCCTCTCGAAAAAGGACGGATGTACATGCGCGAAGAAGGCCTCTACGTTATTTTCGAAGAAGAACAGCGCGGCATTACAGCCGGGCAGTTTGTAGCCTGGTACACCGACGATGAGCAAATTGGTTCGGGTGTGATTGAATGA
- the amrS gene encoding AmmeMemoRadiSam system radical SAM enzyme, which produces MKNALYYERAGQNIVRCKLCPHYCIINEGKRGACRVRKNVGGDLYTEIFEKVAAYGSDPIEKKPLYHFYPGSKILSIGTIGCNLKCSFCQNYRISQVSPDEFDNFKLFSTEELVQIALSDEDNLGIAFTYSEPGIAYEYMYEISKRALNTRLKTVMVTNGYINKAPLLRLLPYIDAFNVDLKAFSENFYHKMTRARLEPVKNSIRIIAQSESHLELTNLVIPGMNDDFDEFEEMVRWIAGETGKDTPLHLSRYFPAFKQNIAATPVNTLLDLFEIAVRHLNYVYLGNVGDDRRSSTFCSKCHQRVIDRSGYYTEISGLDKKGNCTNCHHHIIDYI; this is translated from the coding sequence ATGAAGAATGCGTTGTATTACGAAAGGGCGGGCCAGAACATTGTCCGGTGTAAGTTATGCCCACACTACTGCATCATAAATGAAGGGAAACGCGGGGCCTGCCGGGTTCGGAAAAATGTGGGCGGAGACTTGTATACCGAAATTTTTGAGAAGGTAGCCGCATACGGTTCCGACCCTATCGAGAAGAAGCCGCTCTATCACTTCTATCCCGGAAGTAAAATCCTCTCCATTGGCACCATTGGCTGTAACCTGAAGTGTTCGTTTTGCCAGAACTACCGTATCTCGCAGGTATCGCCCGACGAATTTGACAACTTTAAATTATTTTCAACCGAAGAGTTGGTACAGATTGCGCTAAGCGATGAGGACAACCTCGGAATTGCTTTTACCTACAGCGAACCCGGTATTGCTTATGAATACATGTACGAAATTTCCAAACGGGCGCTGAATACGCGTTTGAAAACCGTGATGGTGACCAATGGCTACATCAACAAGGCTCCTCTGTTAAGGCTTCTGCCCTATATCGACGCTTTCAATGTCGATCTGAAAGCCTTTTCGGAGAACTTTTATCACAAAATGACGCGTGCCAGACTGGAACCCGTGAAGAACAGCATCCGCATCATTGCGCAATCTGAGAGCCATCTGGAGCTGACCAACCTGGTCATTCCCGGGATGAACGATGACTTTGATGAATTTGAAGAGATGGTTCGCTGGATAGCCGGGGAAACCGGAAAAGATACGCCACTGCATCTATCCCGCTATTTCCCTGCTTTCAAACAGAACATTGCAGCCACACCGGTGAATACGCTACTCGATTTATTTGAAATCGCTGTGCGGCATTTGAATTACGTTTACTTGGGAAATGTAGGGGATGACCGCCGCAGCTCTACTTTCTGCAGTAAATGCCACCAGCGGGTCATCGACCGATCAGGTTACTACACCGAGATTTCCGGACTCGATAAAAAAGGGAACTGCACCAATTGCCATCACCACATCATCGATTATATCTAG
- the hydE gene encoding [FeFe] hydrogenase H-cluster radical SAM maturase HydE — MNDIDNILAQSGFSREEIIRLLSLEGEAKMNLFRKAAEVKAEHTGHEVYFRGLVEFSNVCDKNCYYCGIRKDNDGVHRYNLSDEDILTAARFAWENRYGSLVLQSGELASPAFANRVENLLREIKRLSNGELGITISLGEQSPEVYRRWFEAGAHRYLLRIESSTPELYRRIHPNDSLHDFDTRLACLQSLQETGYQTGTGVMIGLPFQTLENLADDLLFFKTFDIDMVGMGPYLEHAETPLYAFRDTLMPLQHRFELSLKMIAVLRLLMPDINIAAATALQAIDPLGREKAVKVGANVIMPNITPGMYRNDYALYQNKPCVGEEPEQCKGCLDARIALAEGVIGYGKWGDSLHFQKRMKVSSR; from the coding sequence ATGAATGATATCGATAACATATTAGCACAGTCCGGTTTTTCCCGTGAGGAAATCATCCGCCTGCTTTCGCTGGAAGGAGAGGCGAAGATGAACCTTTTCAGGAAAGCTGCCGAAGTGAAAGCTGAACACACCGGGCATGAAGTTTACTTTCGCGGCTTGGTGGAGTTTTCAAACGTATGCGATAAAAACTGCTACTATTGCGGCATCCGGAAGGATAATGACGGGGTGCATCGCTACAACCTTTCCGATGAGGACATTCTGACAGCGGCCCGTTTTGCCTGGGAGAATCGCTACGGTTCGTTGGTGTTACAATCGGGAGAATTAGCCTCACCTGCGTTTGCCAACCGGGTAGAAAACCTGTTGCGCGAAATCAAGCGGTTGAGCAATGGCGAGCTTGGCATCACCATATCGCTGGGCGAACAATCGCCCGAAGTGTACCGCCGCTGGTTCGAAGCTGGCGCACACCGCTATCTGCTGCGCATCGAGTCATCAACTCCGGAACTGTACCGACGAATCCATCCAAACGATTCATTACATGATTTTGATACTCGTTTAGCCTGCCTGCAGTCGCTGCAGGAAACCGGTTACCAGACCGGCACCGGTGTGATGATTGGCCTGCCTTTTCAAACCCTCGAAAATCTGGCCGATGACCTGCTCTTTTTTAAAACTTTCGATATCGACATGGTAGGCATGGGGCCGTATCTCGAGCATGCCGAAACGCCTCTGTATGCATTTCGCGATACATTGATGCCATTGCAACACCGCTTTGAGCTTTCGCTGAAAATGATTGCCGTTTTGCGATTGCTCATGCCCGACATCAACATTGCGGCGGCAACAGCGTTGCAGGCCATCGATCCGCTGGGGCGTGAAAAAGCTGTGAAAGTGGGTGCCAATGTGATTATGCCCAATATTACCCCCGGCATGTATCGCAACGATTACGCACTTTACCAGAACAAGCCCTGTGTTGGGGAGGAACCGGAACAGTGCAAAGGGTGCCTGGATGCCCGCATTGCGCTGGCCGAAGGAGTGATTGGCTATGGCAAGTGGGGCGATTCACTTCATTTTCAAAAGCGGATGAAGGTTTCCTCCCGGTAG
- a CDS encoding 3-oxoacyl-ACP synthase III family protein, protein MKKRYSVIKGSGYYIPEKRVLNEDFLHNEFYDSDGNKINTPNEEIIKKFEKITGIRERRYVTDDLQASDIASFAAKDAILNSGVNKESLDYIIVAHNFGDVQNNNRKSDLLPSLAARVKNKLGIENPKTIAFDVPFGCPGWLMGMIQADYFLRSGDAKRALIIGAETLSRISDPYDRDSMIYSDGAGATILEAIESDEPVGILSHASRSDMLNHAFLLRMGKSNNPDYQGNELFLKMHGRKLYEYALNTVPMVVKEALEKAKIELEQIDKVLIHQANAKMDDAILTGLFKLYNKKEIPKHIMPMTIAELGNSSVATIPTLLSLLLDNQLTDQKVTNGNILVFASVGAGMNINSLVYKMP, encoded by the coding sequence ATGAAAAAGCGATATTCTGTTATTAAAGGTTCAGGATATTATATCCCTGAAAAAAGAGTATTAAATGAAGATTTTCTGCATAATGAATTTTATGATTCTGATGGGAATAAAATAAATACCCCGAATGAAGAAATAATAAAAAAATTTGAGAAAATAACTGGGATCAGAGAACGAAGGTATGTTACTGACGACCTGCAAGCTTCTGATATAGCATCTTTTGCAGCAAAAGATGCTATCCTAAATTCAGGGGTTAATAAAGAAAGCCTTGATTATATTATTGTCGCACATAATTTCGGGGATGTACAAAATAATAATCGAAAGTCAGACCTGCTTCCCAGCCTGGCAGCCCGGGTTAAAAATAAATTAGGTATCGAAAACCCAAAAACCATCGCATTTGATGTGCCTTTTGGTTGTCCCGGATGGCTCATGGGTATGATACAGGCAGATTATTTCCTTCGATCCGGTGATGCAAAAAGGGCGTTAATAATAGGGGCGGAAACCCTCTCACGCATATCCGACCCATACGACAGAGATAGTATGATTTATTCTGACGGTGCCGGCGCGACCATTCTGGAAGCGATTGAGAGTGATGAGCCTGTTGGAATTCTCTCCCACGCTTCCCGATCAGATATGTTAAATCATGCTTTCCTGCTTCGGATGGGCAAATCGAACAACCCGGATTATCAAGGGAATGAATTATTTTTAAAAATGCATGGGCGTAAATTGTATGAATATGCATTAAATACGGTTCCGATGGTTGTAAAAGAAGCCCTTGAAAAAGCAAAAATAGAATTGGAACAGATAGATAAAGTATTGATACATCAGGCGAATGCCAAAATGGACGATGCCATACTGACAGGCTTGTTCAAGCTCTATAATAAAAAAGAAATTCCTAAACATATTATGCCAATGACCATAGCCGAACTCGGAAATAGTTCGGTGGCAACGATTCCTACTTTGCTTAGTTTGCTACTTGATAACCAATTGACTGATCAGAAGGTGACAAATGGAAACATACTGGTGTTTGCTTCTGTTGGGGCTGGAATGAATATTAATTCATTGGTCTATAAAATGCCATAG